The window GCCCCTTCTTGGTGCGTGTGACGGTGCCCTTGCGGGCCAGTCGATCCAGCACCGTCATCACCGTGGTGTACGCGATGTCGCGATCCGCGCTCAGGTTCTCGTAGACCTCGCGGACCGTACGCGGCTCGTCCCCCGCATCCCACAGGACCTCGATCACCGCGCGCTCCAGATCCCCGAACCGGCGCCCCCCTCGAATGTGCTTCATCACACAACGATAACGGGTGCTCCGATTACTACTACTCCTCGTAGTGGGAGTATGACTGTCGTCAAAGGCTGAGAGGGGTTCAGCGAACTCTCAGGTGCTCACGCAGATAGGAGGGCGCATGGACGTCCTGGACATCTCTCGGTGGCAGTTCGGCATCATTACCGTTTACCACTTCCTCTTCGTCCCGATCACGATCGGGATCACGATGCTGATCGCGGTGCTGGAAACCCAGTGGTTGCGCACCGGCAAGCAGGAATACCTGCGACTGACCAAGTTCTTCGGCAAGTTGTTCTTGATCAACTTCGCCATCGGCGTGGTGACCGGCATCGTGCAGGAGTTCCAGTTCGGTATGAACTGGTCTGACTACTCCCGCTTCGTCGGCGACATCTTCGGTGCTCCGCTGGCGGTCGAGGCACTACTTGCCTTCTTCATGGAGTCGACCTTCATCGGCTTGTGGATCTTCGGCTGGGACAAGCTCCACCCAAGCTGCACGCGGCCTGTATGTGGATGGTTCACCTGGGCACGCTCGCCTCGGCGTACATGATCCTGGCCGCCAACTCGTGGATGCAGAACCCGGTCGGGTATGTCTTCAACCCCGAGACCAACCGTGCGGAGTTGGAAAGCGCAGGCGCGTTCTTCGACGTGCTGTTCAACAAGGTGCAGATGGTCACGTTCCCGCACGTGGTGCTGTCGGCGTACATGACCGCAGGTGCCTTCATCTTGGGCATCTCGGCCTACCTCTACATGAAGCGTGAGCACGATCGCGACCTCTACTACCGCGGCATCCGCTTCGGTGCCGTCGCCTGCCTGATCGCCGGACTCGGCGTCGCGATCACCGGTGACATTCAAGGCAAGATCATGACCGAGGTGCAGCCCATGAAGATGGCTGCCGCCGAGGCGCTCTACGACACCTCCGACGAGTGCGCGCCGTTCTCCCTGTTCACCATCGGGACTCGAGACGGCAGCGAAGCCAAGTTCGCCGTCGAGGTTCCCTGCGTGCTGTCCTTCCTGGCCACCGGCTCGACCAGCGGCAAGGTCCAGGGCATCAACGAGCTCAAGGAGGAGTACGCCGCGACGGACTGGCCCGCGCAGGTCAAGGACGCAGGTGACTTCACCCCGAACATCCCGGTCACCTACTGGTCCTTCCGCTACATGATGGGCCTGGGCTTCTTCACCGCCGGTGGTGCGGCACTGATCTTGTGGATGACCCGCAAGCGCAAGGTGCCCAACGCCAAGTGGGTCGGCATTCTCGGCCTCAGCCTGCCGCTGGCAGCGGTCTTCGCGAACTCGTGGGGCTGGCTGTTCACCGAGATGGGTCGCCAACCCTGGGTCGTGTTCGGCTTGATGACCACCTCGGCCGGCGTCTCCCCCGGACTCAGCGTCCCGGAGGCCTGGATCGGCCTGATCTCACTTACGTTGCTCTACGCGGTGTTGATGGTCGTCGAGATCGGACTGCTGTGGAAGTACATCAAGCTCGGTGCCGAGCCGTTCGAAGAGCCGCCCAACGTGCCGGTAGGCGGGTCCGACGAGGACTCCCCGATGGCCTTCGCGTACTGAGGATCGGAGAGAAGACATGGAACTCCACACTCTGTGGTTCTGCCTGGTAGCGGTCTTGTGGATCGGCTACTTCACCTTGGAGGGCTTCGACTTCGGTGTCGGCATGCTCCTGCCCGTTCTGGCCAAGAACGAGAAGGAACGGCGAGTTCTCTACAACACCATCGGCCCGGTCTGGGACGGCAACGAGGTCTGGGTCCTGACGGCTGGCGGCGCGATCTTCGCGTCCTTCCCGTTCTGGTACGCCACCCTCTTCAGCGGCTTCTTCTTGCCACTGCTGCTGATCCTGCTCGCGTTGATCGTGCGCAACCTGGCGTTCGACTATCGCGGCAAGAAGGACGACGCCGCTTGGCGCCGCAACTGGGATATCGCCGCCACCGTGGGCAGCTTCGTCCCGGCGCTGCTGTGGGGCGTGGCCTTCGCCAACATCGTCGGCGGTACGCCGATCGAGCCGCTCAACGGCAACCCGGCCGAGCCCTTCTTCCTGGAATACACCGGCTTCCCGGTCCTGCAGTTGCTCAATCCGCTCGGCCTGCTCGGCGGTCTGGTGACGGTGACCTTGTTTGCCACTCACGGCGCGATGTTCATCGCGCTCAAGACCGACGGGGAGATCCGGCACCGGGCCCGCGAGTTCGCGGTGAAGTCCGGTCTCGTCGCCGCTGTCCTCGCCGTCGCGTTCCTGGTGTGGATGCAGGTCAAGACCGGCTCGGTGCTCTCCGGCGTGCTGTTCGTGCTCGCGGCGGTCGCTTTGCTGGCCGGGATCTACATGGCCAAGTCCGGCCGTGAGGGTGTCGCGTTCTCCGCGACCTTCGCCACCATCGCGTTCGCGGTGGCGGGCCTGTTCGCGGCACTGTTCCCGGACGTGATGCCCTCGAGCATCGACCCGGCGTACTCCCTGACCGTGGCCAACGCCTCGGCCACCGACAACACCCTCAAGGTGATGACGGTCGTGGCGTTGATCTTCACTCCGCTCGTGCTGCTCTACCAGGGCTGGACGTACTGGGTCTTCCGCAAGCGGATCTCGGTTCACCACATCCCGGACCCGGTCGAGCACAAGGGCGCCACTAGCGTGAACTGAGTGAAGCCCTTCGATCCGGCGCATCTGCCACACCTCCGGCCGGCGCGAGGCCCGTTGTTCCTCGCGCTGGCCGGAGGCCTTTCCGGGGGCATCGCCACCGTGGCTCAGGGCATCGCGGTCGCGGTGCTCCTGGTCCGCCTCGTGGATGGTGACCCGACGACGCACTGGCAACCGGCTGCCTGGTGGCTGGTCGCATTGCTCGTGGTGCGGGCCGTCGCGTCGTACGCCGTCGACACCGGCACCGCACGTGCCGCCGCCACCATCACCTTGCAGTTGCGCCGCCGGATCCTGGCCACGGTGCTGGAGACGGGTTCGACGACGTCCACGGGACGGCTCACTCTGCTGGCGACACGTGGGCTCGCGGCGATCGAGCCCTACGTCACCCGCTATCTCCCCTCGCTGCTGCTGGCCGCCGTGCTGCCGGTGCTGACCGTCGCCACCATCACCTATCTGGACTGGCTCAGCGGGTTGATCGTGATCGCGACGCTGCCGTTGGTCCCGGTCTTCGCCATCCTGATCGGCCTGGTGACTCGGGACAAGGCCGATCAACAGTGGCGCACGCTGAGCATGCTGTCGGGGCACTTCCTCGACGTGATGCGCGGGTTGCCGACCCTGGTGAGTTTCGGCCGCGCGAAGGCCCAGGTCTCCACCATCCGGGGGATCACGCAGCGCTACCGGCAAGCGACGGTGGAGACGCTCAAGGTCGCGTTCATGTCGTCGGCCGCCTTGGAACTCATCGCGACCCTGTCTGTCGCTCTCGTGGCCGTCTCGGTCGGCCTACGCCTGCGCGCAGACTCCTTGGACTTCGAAACCGCGATGATAGTGCTGCTGCTGGCACCCGAGGCGTACTGGCCGCTGCGCCGGGTCGGGGCCGAGTTCCACGCCGCCGCCGAAGGCGTCGCGGCCTTCGCCGATGTCGAAGAGGTGCTCGCCAGCCTCGAACACGACCAGACTGTGACCGCGCAACGGGCGCAGCCGGCGGGCGCCGTGGAGTTGCGCGGCGTGGAGCACCGCTACCAAGGTCGTACGACGCCCGCGCTCGCGGCCGTACGCGCCACGATCCCCGCACGGGGCCTGACCGCGATCGTCGGACCGTCCGGGTGCGGGAAGTCCACGCTGCTGCTCGTGCTGGCAGGAGAACTGCCGGCCGAGCCCGGCACCGTGCTCGTCGGCGGGCAGGACCTGAGCACTGTGGACCTCGAGACGTGGCGAGGTCGGTTCGCCTGGGGTTCGCAAGAGCCCTGGCTGCTCCCGGGGGCGCTGCGCGAATCCCTGCTGCTGGCCGCGCCACACGCCACCGACGAGGAACTCTGGGCCGCGCTGGACAAGGTGGCCCTGGCGCAGACCGTACGACGTCTCCCCCAAGGGCTGGACACGCCCCTGGGCGAGGACGGCGCCGGGCTTTCGGCTGGACAGCGGGCCCGACTGGCACTGGCTCGGGTGGTGCTCGCGGATCGCCCGTTCGTCTTCCTCGACGAACCCACCGCCCACCTCGACGAGGAGACCGAGGCCGTGCTGTTGCGCACGCTCACGGACCTTGCCCGTGACCGCGCGGTCGTCGTCGTGGCTCACCGTTCGGCGGTGATCGACGCCGCCGACCAGACAGTCACACTCGGCGCACCGGCGGTCACCGCGGTGCCCGCCCACGAGTCGGTCCCCGCCCCTGAACGCGTGGTCCCTCGCGCAGACGCCTCCAGCCCCGACGTCGGAAATCCGCGCCGTCGCCTTGCGCTCGGCACCGCCTTGGGCTCGCTGTCCCTGGGATGCGGGGTGGCGTTGACCGCGACGGCCGGGTGGCTGATCACCAGGGCCTCAGAGCACCCACCGATCCTGTATCTGATGGTGGCGATCGTCGGCGTGCGTACGTTCGGTATCGGCCGTCCCGTCCTGCGATACGCCGAGCGCGTCGTGTCCCACGACGCTGCCCTGGGATTGCTCGCAGACCGCCGAGCCCGCGTCTTCGAGGCGCTGGTGCCGTTGGTGCCCGGAGCCCTGCCCCGCAGGCGAGGCGACATCCTGGCCTCGGTGGTCGACGACGTCGACTCGTTGGTGGATCGCCAGCTTCGGGTGCGCCAACCCGTGCAGACGGCGCTGGTCGTGTCCTTGGCTGCGGCGCTGTTCGCAGGCTGGAAGAGTCCCGTGGCCGGTCTCACCGTGCTAGGTGTCGCGGGGCTCGGCGTCGCTGCCTGGATGATCTCCAGACTCGCCAGCGCCCGGGCCGAGCGGGCCTTC of the Nocardioides sp. genome contains:
- a CDS encoding BlaI/MecI/CopY family transcriptional regulator, which gives rise to MKHIRGGRRFGDLERAVIEVLWDAGDEPRTVREVYENLSADRDIAYTTVMTVLDRLARKGTVTRTKKGRAHSYRVRASRAAMTAEVMHDTLADISPRSRNNALVAFLDEASPEDLATLRAALERLED
- the cydB gene encoding cytochrome d ubiquinol oxidase subunit II; this encodes MELHTLWFCLVAVLWIGYFTLEGFDFGVGMLLPVLAKNEKERRVLYNTIGPVWDGNEVWVLTAGGAIFASFPFWYATLFSGFFLPLLLILLALIVRNLAFDYRGKKDDAAWRRNWDIAATVGSFVPALLWGVAFANIVGGTPIEPLNGNPAEPFFLEYTGFPVLQLLNPLGLLGGLVTVTLFATHGAMFIALKTDGEIRHRAREFAVKSGLVAAVLAVAFLVWMQVKTGSVLSGVLFVLAAVALLAGIYMAKSGREGVAFSATFATIAFAVAGLFAALFPDVMPSSIDPAYSLTVANASATDNTLKVMTVVALIFTPLVLLYQGWTYWVFRKRISVHHIPDPVEHKGATSVN
- the cydD gene encoding thiol reductant ABC exporter subunit CydD encodes the protein MKPFDPAHLPHLRPARGPLFLALAGGLSGGIATVAQGIAVAVLLVRLVDGDPTTHWQPAAWWLVALLVVRAVASYAVDTGTARAAATITLQLRRRILATVLETGSTTSTGRLTLLATRGLAAIEPYVTRYLPSLLLAAVLPVLTVATITYLDWLSGLIVIATLPLVPVFAILIGLVTRDKADQQWRTLSMLSGHFLDVMRGLPTLVSFGRAKAQVSTIRGITQRYRQATVETLKVAFMSSAALELIATLSVALVAVSVGLRLRADSLDFETAMIVLLLAPEAYWPLRRVGAEFHAAAEGVAAFADVEEVLASLEHDQTVTAQRAQPAGAVELRGVEHRYQGRTTPALAAVRATIPARGLTAIVGPSGCGKSTLLLVLAGELPAEPGTVLVGGQDLSTVDLETWRGRFAWGSQEPWLLPGALRESLLLAAPHATDEELWAALDKVALAQTVRRLPQGLDTPLGEDGAGLSAGQRARLALARVVLADRPFVFLDEPTAHLDEETEAVLLRTLTDLARDRAVVVVAHRSAVIDAADQTVTLGAPAVTAVPAHESVPAPERVVPRADASSPDVGNPRRRLALGTALGSLSLGCGVALTATAGWLITRASEHPPILYLMVAIVGVRTFGIGRPVLRYAERVVSHDAALGLLADRRARVFEALVPLVPGALPRRRGDILASVVDDVDSLVDRQLRVRQPVQTALVVSLAAALFAGWKSPVAGLTVLGVAGLGVAAWMISRLASARAERAFIAARADLSDLVERTARDRQQLRLWRAGSATLRSLDQVGGALGAAASTAAGGVAIARGLALVAGGAGTLLAAATIPAGSVAPATHALLVLLPLALVDAIAPLADAGALSVRTASAQQRLDAIVGARPRVTESPNAIPATGIVSSYSLRDVTAGWGDSPAFEGLDLSIPSGERHALVGPSGSGKSTLAALLLRFLDPTTGSVRADDHDIRSLTLESARDCAALVDDRPHVFASTVAENVRLARPDATDDEVHAALEQAHLGSWITTLPHGVATFIGEGHAEVSGGERARLAIARAMLSRREVLVLDEPTAHLDRESADRIATEVLQPGRTVLWITHGESGLDLVDRVTTLA